A stretch of Helicobacter pylori DNA encodes these proteins:
- a CDS encoding restriction endonuclease subunit R: protein MPKLEKILLEIMQLDPSKECLKFLANRIKSSDYRGLHLSQHNRYDQNKIKTIIQAIFNEVGEDFLQIRTTDMSKRPSNIIGEEVYAKVVDNICKSEMPQDNLGKKNQVTQDSLRKNLFVDMHRMGLIERYNKNKESTNPYIQSNIKYISLTPLSIEFLNAQDLLRKNFCYTQALENLLKGFGAECREIMIELDNHYLDIEEMMFFVTFLNIENFTRSEIIEYVREYRSLSRIQKEKLKELVQNYCNPNHFNGNKLEKRDYHNWKNQAQQIFSLLEQSVFFETNKERLILKTLNEESKQNDKKLKRSIKEKALYFEKHGVKKEKGFELHHIVPLCLARSIEEFDLLDKWENLIYIDAFNHAKISQTQNKHICLYFENCDVILSKGLKEEQESLYFTYVENVLYKLDLQNIMLKYNKDLLHSKNG, encoded by the coding sequence TGATTATAGGGGCTTGCATTTATCCCAACACAATCGTTACGATCAAAATAAGATTAAAACCATTATTCAAGCTATTTTCAATGAAGTGGGAGAGGATTTTTTGCAAATCCGCACCACCGATATGAGCAAACGCCCTAGCAATATCATAGGCGAAGAGGTTTATGCAAAAGTGGTTGATAATATCTGTAAGTCTGAAATGCCTCAAGATAATTTAGGAAAAAAGAATCAAGTAACCCAAGATAGCTTGAGAAAAAATCTTTTTGTAGATATGCATAGAATGGGGTTGATTGAGCGATACAATAAAAATAAGGAATCTACAAACCCCTACATTCAAAGCAATATTAAATATATCAGTTTAACTCCCTTATCTATAGAATTTTTAAACGCACAAGATTTGTTAAGAAAAAATTTTTGTTACACGCAAGCTTTAGAAAATCTTTTAAAAGGTTTTGGAGCAGAATGCAGAGAGATAATGATAGAGCTTGACAATCATTATTTAGACATTGAAGAAATGATGTTTTTTGTTACATTTTTAAATATTGAAAATTTTACTAGAAGTGAAATTATAGAATATGTTAGAGAGTATAGGAGTTTAAGCCGTATCCAAAAAGAAAAGTTAAAAGAGTTGGTGCAAAATTATTGCAATCCTAACCATTTTAATGGGAATAAGTTAGAAAAGAGAGATTATCATAATTGGAAAAATCAAGCCCAACAAATTTTTAGCTTGCTAGAACAAAGCGTGTTTTTTGAAACCAATAAAGAGAGGCTTATTTTAAAAACGCTCAATGAAGAAAGCAAACAAAACGATAAAAAGCTCAAACGCTCCATTAAAGAAAAAGCCCTTTATTTTGAAAAACATGGCGTAAAAAAAGAAAAGGGCTTTGAATTGCATCATATTGTGCCTTTATGTTTGGCTCGCTCTATAGAAGAGTTTGATCTTTTGGATAAATGGGAAAATTTAATCTATATTGACGCTTTTAACCATGCGAAAATATCTCAAACGCAAAATAAACATATTTGTTTGTATTTTGAAAATTGCGATGTGATTTTATCTAAAGGCTTAAAAGAAGAACAAGAAAGCCTTTATTTTACTTATGTTGAAAATGTGTTATATAAACTTGATTTACAAAATATCATGCTGAAATACAATAAAGATTTATTGCATTCTAAAAACGGCTGA